From a region of the Candidatus Kapaibacterium sp. genome:
- the dinB gene encoding DNA polymerase IV, producing MERKIIHIDMDAFFVAVEQRDNPSLRGKPVVVGSPHKRGVIAAASYEARKYGIFSAMPSMVAARKCKNLIFVTGRFQAYKEASEQIMQVFYEYTDQVEPLSLDEAYLDVTTNKMSNPSATNIAKEIKARIKESTELTASAGVSFNKFLAKVGSDFNKPDGLCVITPATSTKFIEALKIEKFPGVGKVTARKLHELGISTGKDLKKLNQQSLINQFGKFGEYLFNMSHGIDNREVIAERIRKSIGSERTFGEDILDEAKLLESLKRIAEILDKRIKKSNSSGKTLTLKIKYFDFEITTRSKTVFNPISEINEVFALAQELFYTPKAPFKRVRLLGLSLSNLDNHEINIGDQLKLNFREHHKLKVGL from the coding sequence ATGGAAAGAAAAATTATCCATATTGATATGGACGCCTTTTTTGTGGCAGTAGAGCAACGCGACAACCCAAGTTTGCGTGGCAAACCCGTTGTGGTTGGCAGTCCTCACAAAAGAGGAGTTATTGCCGCTGCAAGTTACGAAGCACGGAAATACGGAATATTTTCTGCAATGCCGTCTATGGTGGCTGCTCGAAAATGCAAAAATTTGATTTTTGTTACAGGACGATTCCAAGCTTATAAAGAAGCCTCAGAGCAAATCATGCAAGTATTTTACGAATATACTGACCAAGTCGAGCCACTTTCACTTGACGAAGCCTACCTTGATGTCACTACGAACAAAATGAGCAATCCATCGGCTACAAATATTGCTAAAGAAATCAAAGCACGAATAAAGGAATCCACCGAGCTCACTGCATCTGCCGGAGTGTCCTTCAATAAATTCTTAGCAAAAGTAGGTTCTGATTTCAACAAACCCGACGGATTGTGCGTAATCACTCCTGCGACTTCCACAAAATTTATCGAAGCATTGAAAATTGAAAAATTCCCCGGAGTGGGCAAAGTGACTGCCCGAAAATTACATGAATTGGGGATTTCGACCGGAAAAGATTTGAAAAAGTTAAACCAACAATCATTAATAAATCAATTCGGCAAATTCGGCGAATATCTCTTCAACATGTCTCATGGTATTGACAATCGCGAAGTCATCGCAGAACGCATTCGCAAATCAATCGGTTCCGAAAGAACTTTTGGCGAAGACATTCTTGATGAAGCAAAATTGCTCGAATCATTGAAGCGAATTGCCGAAATCTTAGACAAAAGAATAAAAAAATCGAATTCGTCCGGCAAAACTTTGACACTTAAAATTAAATATTTCGATTTCGAGATTACAACACGTTCCAAAACAGTCTTCAATCCAATTTCGGAAATTAACGAAGTTTTCGCACTTGCCCAAGAACTCTTTTACACACCTAAAGCTCCATTCAAAAGAGTGCGTTTGCTCGGCTTATCATTATCCAATTTGGACAATCATGAAATCAATATTGGCGACCAGTTGAAATTGAATTTTCGTGAACATCATAAGTTGAAAGTTGGGCTGTAA
- a CDS encoding methylmalonyl-CoA mutase family protein, which yields MQKIRIVTAAALFDGHDVSINLFRRLLQKRGAEIIHIGHNRSVSEVVTVALQEDADAILVSSYQGGHNEYFRYMVDMLKENYAADILIFGGGGGVILPSEATTLESYGVKRIYHATEGQKIGIDGIADDIINSIIEHRKSIAKFIPNDKLIKQNNAAQSYLIAKQLSFFENCTEDCNRDTYRKLYADNDKGKSIVLGVTGTGGSGKSSLNDEIIGRFLSTAQNFKIGILAVDPSKSNTGGALLGDRIRYNQIYNENVFFRSFATRSSKSEIPESIIDSIAIMKSCGFDLIIVETSGIGQANSEVVTISDKSVYVMTAEFGAPTQLEKIDMLDKADFIVINKFEKRGSEDAYREVKINYLRNRNVKTDKTLTLGELELPVYACSSNHFNNPGLNRLFKDLTSTYAEKNVKFDHEFIAKMPTKHIVDYSLINNDKISYLSEIAESIAQYKIQVARQSGIAEKAYAYKIAYESTNDNDLRNRLIAEYEIFYDELTEESKKYINNWAKVTENYSQDEIKYTVQGKEFSINSFTKSLSGSKIPKVALPKFNDWKSIIEFCYMENLPGEFPYTAGVFPFKRTTEDPKRQFAGEGSPERTNRRFHYLSKDDAAKRLSVAFDGITLYAEDPAEQPDIYGKIGESGVSICSVEDMDRLLAGFDQTDPLTSVSMTINAPAPIMVAFYFMTAYNRALKKLENEGITLDDAARENLKVETFRKLRGTVQADMLKEDQAQNTIIFSIDFAMKLIGDLQEYLSINKIRNYYSLSISGYHIAEAGANPISQLAFTLANGFTYVEYFLNRGLKVDDFAPNLSFFFSNGMDPEYSVIGRVARRIWSVAMKNKYGADERSQRLKYHIQTSGRSLHAQEIDFNDIRTTLQGLLAFYDNCNSLHTNSYDEAVTTPTEESVRRSMAIQLILSKEFGMLKNENPNQGAFIIEELTELVEEAVLMEFRRLSRRGGVLGAMETQYQRSKIQEESMYYEYMKQSGDFPIIGVNTFLNSSDDNPYEKMQIIRTSDEEKLQRLSEVQGFKERNAEKVDAALKNLIEVAISGGNIFAELLNTVQYATMGQITAVLYKIGGKYRRGM from the coding sequence ATGCAAAAGATAAGAATAGTTACAGCCGCAGCACTTTTTGACGGACATGATGTCTCAATCAATCTTTTCCGCAGGTTACTCCAAAAACGTGGTGCTGAAATTATTCATATCGGGCACAATCGTTCCGTTAGCGAAGTTGTTACTGTTGCCCTCCAAGAAGATGCTGATGCGATTCTTGTGAGCTCCTACCAAGGTGGGCATAATGAATATTTTCGTTATATGGTGGATATGCTCAAGGAAAACTACGCTGCCGACATTTTGATTTTTGGCGGTGGCGGAGGTGTAATTCTACCTTCCGAAGCTACTACGCTCGAATCTTACGGCGTTAAACGCATTTATCATGCTACCGAAGGGCAAAAAATCGGAATTGACGGTATTGCTGATGATATTATCAATTCAATTATCGAACATCGCAAATCAATCGCTAAATTCATTCCCAATGATAAATTAATCAAACAAAACAATGCCGCTCAGAGCTATTTAATCGCTAAACAATTATCTTTTTTTGAAAATTGCACCGAAGATTGCAATCGCGATACTTACCGTAAACTCTATGCCGACAACGACAAAGGCAAATCTATTGTGCTCGGTGTGACAGGCACAGGTGGAAGCGGTAAAAGCTCATTAAATGACGAAATAATCGGAAGATTTTTATCTACCGCTCAAAATTTTAAAATCGGGATATTGGCTGTTGACCCATCTAAAAGCAATACAGGTGGTGCATTGTTGGGCGATAGAATTCGCTATAACCAAATTTACAACGAAAATGTCTTTTTCCGTAGTTTTGCCACTCGTTCCAGCAAATCGGAAATTCCCGAAAGCATTATTGATTCTATTGCAATTATGAAATCTTGCGGATTTGATTTAATTATTGTCGAGACTTCGGGGATTGGTCAAGCAAATAGCGAAGTCGTTACGATTAGCGATAAATCAGTCTATGTGATGACCGCCGAATTTGGAGCTCCTACTCAGTTGGAAAAAATTGATATGCTCGACAAAGCGGACTTCATCGTAATCAATAAATTCGAGAAAAGAGGCTCCGAAGACGCTTACAGAGAAGTCAAAATCAATTATCTCCGCAACCGCAACGTCAAAACAGATAAGACACTTACACTTGGTGAACTCGAATTACCCGTTTACGCTTGCAGTAGCAATCATTTCAACAATCCGGGATTAAATCGTTTATTCAAAGATTTGACTTCAACTTATGCGGAAAAAAATGTCAAATTCGACCACGAATTCATTGCTAAAATGCCTACAAAGCATATCGTTGATTACAGTTTGATTAATAATGACAAAATCAGCTATTTATCAGAAATTGCTGAATCTATCGCACAATATAAAATTCAAGTAGCCCGTCAATCCGGCATCGCCGAAAAAGCGTACGCTTATAAGATTGCTTACGAAAGCACTAATGATAATGATTTGCGAAACAGATTGATTGCCGAATACGAAATTTTCTATGATGAATTGACCGAAGAAAGTAAAAAATATATCAATAATTGGGCAAAAGTCACCGAAAATTATTCACAAGATGAGATTAAATATACAGTTCAAGGCAAAGAATTTTCGATTAATTCATTTACCAAATCACTTTCAGGTTCGAAAATTCCCAAAGTTGCATTGCCAAAATTTAATGATTGGAAAAGTATTATTGAATTTTGCTATATGGAAAATTTGCCGGGCGAATTTCCCTATACAGCCGGCGTTTTCCCCTTCAAAAGGACAACTGAAGACCCCAAGCGACAATTCGCCGGTGAAGGAAGCCCCGAAAGAACAAATAGAAGATTCCATTATTTATCTAAAGATGATGCTGCCAAACGACTTTCGGTCGCATTCGACGGTATCACGCTATATGCAGAGGACCCTGCCGAACAACCCGATATTTACGGAAAAATCGGCGAATCCGGCGTTTCCATCTGTAGTGTCGAAGATATGGACAGATTGCTCGCAGGATTTGACCAAACTGACCCTTTGACGTCAGTTTCTATGACGATAAATGCTCCGGCGCCAATCATGGTGGCGTTCTATTTCATGACAGCATATAACAGAGCCTTGAAAAAACTCGAAAATGAAGGCATCACGTTGGACGACGCTGCAAGGGAAAATCTCAAAGTCGAGACTTTCAGAAAACTTCGCGGAACTGTCCAAGCTGATATGTTGAAGGAAGACCAAGCCCAAAACACTATCATTTTTTCTATTGATTTTGCAATGAAACTAATCGGCGATTTGCAAGAATATTTATCAATCAATAAAATTCGCAATTATTATTCGCTGAGCATAAGCGGTTATCATATTGCGGAAGCGGGCGCTAATCCCATTTCACAGCTTGCATTTACTCTCGCAAACGGTTTTACTTATGTCGAGTATTTCCTGAATCGTGGGCTTAAAGTTGATGATTTTGCCCCAAATCTTTCCTTCTTCTTTTCAAATGGCATGGACCCCGAATATTCGGTTATCGGGCGAGTCGCTCGGAGAATTTGGTCTGTAGCGATGAAAAATAAATATGGCGCCGATGAAAGAAGCCAAAGATTGAAATATCACATTCAGACATCCGGCAGGTCTCTTCACGCACAAGAAATTGACTTCAACGACATTAGAACCACATTGCAGGGATTGCTGGCATTTTACGATAATTGCAATTCATTGCACACAAATTCCTACGACGAAGCTGTGACTACTCCTACTGAGGAATCTGTCCGTCGCTCGATGGCTATCCAATTGATTCTATCCAAAGAATTCGGCATGTTGAAAAACGAAAATCCGAATCAAGGTGCTTTCATTATCGAAGAGCTTACCGAGCTTGTCGAAGAAGCTGTGCTAATGGAATTCCGCCGTCTGTCTCGTCGCGGTGGAGTTCTCGGAGCGATGGAAACACAATATCAGCGCTCAAAAATTCAGGAAGAATCAATGTATTACGAATATATGAAGCAAAGTGGCGATTTCCCGATTATCGGTGTCAATACATTCCTAAATTCAAGCGATGATAATCCCTACGAAAAAATGCAAATCATTCGGACCTCCGATGAAGAGAAATTGCAGAGACTTTCTGAAGTGCAAGGATTCAAGGAACGCAATGCCGAAAAAGTTGATGCAGCATTGAAAAATTTGATTGAAGTTGCAATTTCCGGTGGGAATATATTTGCCGAATTGCTCAACACAGTTCAGTATGCAACTATGGGGCAAATCACAGCAGTTCTTTACAAAATTGGCGGAAAATACCGCAGAGGGATGTAA
- a CDS encoding ABC transporter ATP-binding protein/permease: MQLWGKSQQFFTKLAENTAEGCKVQIMRGNSFGSEYNKIDFNLIKRLIVFLKPYKKYVFVSIFLTLLVSALAPLKPYLIKIAVDDYISLGDKQGLLNIIVIILVVLVLHGAIRFGLTFIMQWVGQNCLNDIRNQLYAHLQKLSMKYYDKNPVGRLVTRVTNDVEVLNQLFSSGLIMMVADVMLIFWIIGFMFYTDVKLTLLTITVLPLLLLLTTFFRRKVRVLFRDLRNEVSKMNSFLNEFISGISTVKVFGQEKKLNNEFDVINKKTRELNIDTVFYYAIFFPAVEMIGAIATAIVLWYAAGNILSGVMTVGVLIAFIQYSHMFFRPVRDLSEKYTTLQNAMASSERIFGLLDTEEFLEDAPDALEKFEFNDKIEFENVSFSYDDNKWVLKDISFEIKKGETVAIVGATGSGKTSIINLLCRYYDYQSGTIKIDGIELKNIKQKALRDKIALVMQDVYLFSRTIKENITLSTEEISDLDVRNAAIALGAAPFIEANPDSFDYLLNERGQSLSTGQRQLISFCRAYAAKPELLILDEATSSIDTETENVIEKSLEKLLENRTSIVIAHRLSTIKRANKILVLHKGQIREQGTHDELLQLNGLYAKLYMLQYNEVSV, encoded by the coding sequence ATGCAACTATGGGGCAAATCACAGCAGTTCTTTACAAAATTGGCGGAAAATACCGCAGAGGGATGTAAAGTACAAATCATGCGTGGAAATTCATTCGGCTCTGAATACAACAAAATTGATTTCAATTTAATCAAAAGATTAATTGTTTTCCTCAAGCCATATAAAAAGTACGTTTTTGTTTCTATTTTCCTGACGCTTTTAGTTTCGGCATTGGCACCCTTGAAACCATATCTTATCAAAATCGCTGTTGATGATTACATATCATTGGGCGACAAACAAGGTTTGCTCAATATTATAGTGATTATTTTGGTTGTTCTCGTATTGCATGGCGCCATCAGATTTGGTCTGACTTTTATTATGCAATGGGTCGGTCAGAACTGTCTCAACGATATTCGAAATCAGCTTTATGCACACTTGCAAAAGCTTTCGATGAAGTATTACGATAAAAATCCTGTCGGCAGATTGGTTACGCGCGTCACAAACGATGTCGAAGTCCTTAACCAACTTTTTTCATCGGGACTTATAATGATGGTTGCCGATGTGATGCTGATTTTTTGGATTATTGGTTTTATGTTCTACACAGACGTTAAGCTGACTTTGCTCACCATCACAGTTTTACCGCTTTTACTTCTGCTAACTACATTTTTCCGACGCAAAGTACGAGTATTATTCCGCGATTTGCGAAATGAAGTATCCAAAATGAACTCATTTTTGAATGAATTTATTTCGGGAATATCTACCGTCAAAGTCTTTGGTCAGGAGAAAAAACTGAACAATGAGTTTGATGTTATAAACAAAAAAACACGCGAATTAAATATTGATACTGTTTTTTACTATGCCATATTTTTTCCGGCAGTCGAAATGATTGGTGCTATTGCAACTGCAATTGTATTGTGGTATGCAGCGGGCAACATTTTATCGGGTGTAATGACAGTTGGGGTTTTGATTGCATTCATTCAGTATTCGCATATGTTTTTCCGCCCGGTCCGAGATTTAAGCGAAAAATACACAACGCTACAAAATGCGATGGCTTCATCGGAAAGAATTTTCGGTCTTTTGGATACTGAGGAATTCTTGGAAGATGCTCCCGATGCTCTGGAAAAATTTGAATTTAACGACAAGATTGAATTTGAAAATGTCTCGTTCAGCTATGACGATAATAAATGGGTGCTCAAAGACATTTCCTTTGAAATTAAGAAAGGTGAAACAGTGGCAATCGTTGGGGCAACGGGCTCCGGCAAAACTTCTATTATAAATTTGCTCTGCCGATATTATGATTATCAGTCAGGCACAATCAAAATTGATGGCATTGAACTGAAAAATATTAAGCAAAAAGCCTTAAGAGATAAAATCGCTCTTGTAATGCAAGATGTTTACTTGTTTTCCCGAACAATCAAAGAGAATATCACACTTAGTACTGAGGAAATTTCGGATTTAGACGTTCGGAATGCTGCGATTGCTCTCGGCGCAGCACCGTTCATAGAAGCCAATCCCGACAGTTTTGATTATCTCTTGAACGAGCGTGGGCAATCCCTTTCCACCGGGCAAAGGCAATTAATATCATTTTGCCGTGCTTATGCAGCCAAACCTGAGCTTTTGATTCTTGATGAGGCGACATCAAGTATTGATACCGAAACAGAAAATGTAATCGAAAAATCTCTCGAAAAGCTTTTGGAAAATAGAACTTCGATTGTCATAGCTCATAGGCTTTCGACCATCAAACGCGCCAACAAAATTTTGGTATTGCACAAAGGTCAAATTCGCGAGCAAGGCACTCACGATGAACTCTTGCAGTTGAACGGGCTATATGCCAAATTATATATGCTACAGTATAACGAAGTGTCGGTTTAA
- a CDS encoding type II toxin-antitoxin system HicB family antitoxin: protein MLSEYLNEAIKQAKYEILEDDNSVYAEIPACPGVYANAKSFEECRTLLIEVLEEWLFLRLRKNLQIPTIS from the coding sequence ATGCTTAGTGAATATCTAAATGAAGCAATCAAACAAGCTAAATATGAAATTTTAGAAGATGATAATTCCGTCTATGCTGAAATTCCTGCTTGTCCGGGTGTTTATGCAAATGCGAAATCATTCGAAGAATGCCGTACTTTACTAATAGAAGTTTTGGAAGAATGGCTTTTCTTGAGGTTACGGAAGAATTTGCAAATCCCCACAATTTCATAG
- a CDS encoding YhdH/YhfP family quinone oxidoreductase yields the protein MSSLQYKAFYVEEVSPNTFVRSIIELPIDSLPDNDVLIKVHYSSLNYKDALSSKGHKGVSKFYPHTPGIDAAGVVVESKVPEFASGDEVIVTGYDLGMNTPGGFGQYIKVPASWIVKKPETLTLKESMIYGTAGFTAGICITELQNHNVMPGMGKVLVTGATGGVGSLAISILAKIGYEVVASTSKLHYEEFLLKMGATEVIRKNMILDLTARPLLSGQWLGVVENVGGGTLSSVIRSTQQHGCVCVVGNVGGDVLTTSVYPFILRGVTLCGIDSASRPMHLRTNIWDKLATDWKVELPQSFVNVVKLDSLTREIDKILDGKQTGRVVLEHDH from the coding sequence ATGTCGTCGCTACAATATAAAGCATTTTATGTCGAAGAAGTCTCTCCCAATACATTTGTCAGAAGCATTATCGAATTGCCGATTGATAGTTTGCCGGATAACGATGTTTTAATCAAAGTTCATTATTCTTCACTTAATTACAAAGATGCTCTTTCATCAAAAGGGCACAAAGGTGTATCGAAATTTTACCCGCACACTCCCGGCATAGATGCTGCAGGAGTAGTTGTTGAATCAAAAGTGCCGGAGTTTGCATCCGGTGACGAAGTCATTGTAACAGGCTATGACCTGGGTATGAATACCCCCGGAGGATTCGGACAATACATCAAAGTTCCGGCTTCGTGGATTGTGAAAAAACCTGAAACTCTGACTTTAAAAGAATCTATGATTTACGGTACAGCAGGTTTCACAGCGGGAATTTGCATTACCGAACTTCAAAATCATAATGTAATGCCCGGAATGGGCAAGGTGTTAGTTACAGGAGCAACGGGTGGCGTTGGTTCATTGGCTATTTCGATATTAGCGAAAATCGGCTATGAAGTTGTTGCTTCAACAAGCAAATTGCATTACGAAGAATTTTTGCTCAAAATGGGTGCTACCGAAGTCATACGCAAGAATATGATTCTCGACCTAACGGCGCGACCTCTGCTTTCAGGGCAATGGCTCGGTGTTGTTGAAAATGTCGGAGGCGGGACACTATCCTCGGTGATACGTTCTACTCAACAGCATGGTTGCGTTTGCGTGGTTGGTAACGTCGGGGGAGACGTACTCACAACTTCTGTGTATCCGTTTATTTTGCGTGGAGTTACACTTTGCGGGATTGATTCCGCTTCACGCCCGATGCATTTAAGAACCAATATTTGGGATAAATTGGCAACTGATTGGAAAGTAGAACTGCCCCAATCATTTGTAAATGTTGTAAAATTAGATTCGCTAACACGCGAAATTGATAAGATTCTTGACGGAAAACAAACCGGAAGAGTAGTCTTAGAGCATGACCACTAA
- a CDS encoding hydroxymethylglutaryl-CoA lyase translates to MTRIIECPRDAMQGIEEYIPIATKVNYINKLLKVGFDTIDFGSFVSPKSVPQMRDTAEVLRKLNLNGSSSFLLAIVANLRGAEDAVMFDEIDFLGFPFSVSETFQKKNTNSTIDQSLARVEEIHDTCVRTNKELIIYLSMAFGNPYGDPWSFDEIGRRVEQLTDLGVNTIALSDTVGVSNPGNIKHLYSNLTEEFPFIEFGAHLHSSPDSWREKIQAAYDSGCRRFDAALKGWGGCPMAQDDLVGNIATENLVAFLKQHDEDFEINEHEFSQALEAANSIFK, encoded by the coding sequence ATGACTCGCATTATAGAATGTCCGCGTGATGCGATGCAAGGCATTGAGGAATATATCCCAATAGCGACAAAAGTAAATTACATTAATAAACTTCTGAAAGTAGGATTTGACACGATTGATTTCGGTTCATTTGTATCTCCGAAATCTGTGCCGCAAATGAGAGATACTGCTGAAGTTCTCAGAAAATTGAATCTGAACGGCTCAAGTTCGTTTCTTCTGGCAATTGTAGCGAATTTGCGTGGTGCTGAAGATGCTGTTATGTTCGATGAAATTGATTTTCTCGGCTTCCCATTTTCTGTATCTGAGACCTTCCAGAAAAAGAATACAAATTCTACGATTGACCAATCTTTGGCAAGGGTTGAAGAAATCCACGATACTTGTGTCCGTACAAACAAAGAATTGATAATTTATCTTTCGATGGCGTTCGGCAATCCTTACGGCGACCCTTGGAGTTTTGACGAAATAGGGCGGCGTGTAGAGCAATTGACCGATTTAGGCGTGAATACTATTGCATTATCGGATACTGTGGGAGTCTCTAACCCGGGAAATATCAAGCATTTATATTCAAATCTCACTGAAGAATTCCCATTTATTGAATTCGGGGCACATTTGCATAGCAGCCCGGACTCATGGCGCGAAAAAATTCAAGCTGCTTACGATAGCGGATGTCGCCGTTTCGATGCTGCTCTCAAAGGTTGGGGTGGGTGCCCGATGGCTCAAGATGATTTGGTCGGCAATATTGCTACAGAAAACTTAGTTGCTTTTCTGAAGCAACATGATGAAGATTTCGAGATAAATGAACATGAATTCAGCCAGGCTCTCGAAGCTGCCAATAGTATTTTCAAATAG
- a CDS encoding acyl-CoA dehydrogenase family protein translates to MNRNLTNEQVFLRDSVRRFAEEVIKPQAKDLDEKEEFSYEITAQMAEMGFLGAFLPEKYGGSGLDYLSYIIIVEEIARVDSAQAATIAAHNSLGTGPIYDYGSDEQKENYLPQLAGGKLWGFGLTEPEAGSDAGNTKTRAYQEQGDWTINGSKIFITNASTDITLGSTVLAVTGQQPDGRKEFTSFIVENSNPGMECRQMKGKMMWRSSNTSELYFSDCKVTNEYILGKRGDGFKQMLATLDKGRLSIAAMGLGLAQGAFESALNYAKQRKTFGRAISTYQSNAFKLADIDMGIELARNYLYEVCRMAARGEKITKESAIAKLYCSELAHKAADHCVQIHGGYGLMKEYDAERFYRDQKLLEIGEGTSEIQRLVISRIIGCFD, encoded by the coding sequence ATAAATAGGAATTTAACCAACGAACAAGTTTTTTTAAGAGATTCTGTTAGACGATTTGCCGAAGAGGTAATCAAGCCTCAGGCGAAAGATTTGGACGAGAAAGAGGAGTTTTCATACGAAATAACTGCACAAATGGCGGAAATGGGATTTCTGGGAGCCTTCTTGCCCGAAAAGTACGGCGGAAGCGGGCTCGACTATCTATCGTATATTATCATTGTCGAAGAAATTGCCCGTGTTGACAGCGCTCAAGCAGCAACTATTGCCGCTCATAACTCACTTGGCACCGGTCCTATTTATGATTACGGCAGCGATGAACAAAAGGAAAATTACCTCCCTCAACTTGCAGGTGGCAAATTATGGGGATTTGGTTTGACAGAACCCGAAGCCGGCTCTGATGCGGGAAATACCAAAACCCGTGCATATCAAGAGCAAGGCGATTGGACTATTAACGGGTCGAAAATCTTCATTACCAATGCTTCTACAGACATTACCTTAGGCTCTACGGTTTTGGCTGTGACAGGTCAGCAACCCGACGGCAGAAAAGAGTTCACATCCTTCATTGTCGAAAATTCAAATCCCGGAATGGAATGTCGCCAAATGAAAGGCAAAATGATGTGGCGTTCATCGAATACTTCTGAGCTTTATTTCTCCGATTGCAAAGTGACTAATGAGTATATCTTAGGCAAACGTGGTGATGGATTCAAGCAAATGCTGGCAACTTTGGACAAAGGACGACTTTCAATAGCCGCTATGGGATTGGGTTTGGCTCAAGGTGCTTTTGAATCGGCTCTTAATTATGCAAAACAAAGAAAAACCTTCGGACGTGCGATTTCTACATATCAATCGAATGCTTTCAAGCTTGCAGACATTGATATGGGAATCGAACTTGCCCGAAATTATTTATATGAAGTGTGTCGTATGGCGGCTCGCGGTGAAAAAATCACAAAAGAATCTGCAATTGCCAAATTATATTGCTCCGAATTAGCCCACAAAGCCGCAGACCATTGTGTCCAAATACACGGCGGATACGGGCTGATGAAGGAATATGATGCAGAGCGATTCTACCGTGACCAAAAATTGCTCGAAATCGGCGAAGGCACTTCCGAAATTCAAAGATTAGTTATTTCACGTATTATAGGATGTTTCGATTAA
- a CDS encoding acyl-CoA dehydrogenase has product MDYLLTEEQIMLKEMVHKFAKERIGPVAAENERNHRFPADIIKEAGELGLMGIAYPSDYGGADMDYISYMLAVEEVSRWCASTGVIISAHSSLVCDPIYRFGTEEQKQKYLPDLLSGNKIGAFSLSESGAGSDAGATKTTAVLQGDKWILNGAKLWATNGNEAEIYILIASTEPSQKVKGISAFIIEKGTPGCYVGKLERKLGIKSSSTAEIILENVELPKEALLGELNKGFKVAMVTLDGGRLGIASQALGIARAAIEDAIKYSKERFQFDQPISNFQAIQWMIADMWVRYEAAWLLTWRASKMKNEGMDYSREAAMAKLDASEAAMFCANKSIQIHGGFGYTEDFNAERYYRDAKITEIYEGTSEIQRLVIARSLLK; this is encoded by the coding sequence ATGGATTACTTGTTGACAGAAGAGCAAATTATGCTAAAAGAAATGGTGCATAAATTTGCCAAAGAACGCATAGGACCTGTGGCAGCGGAAAATGAACGCAATCACAGATTTCCGGCTGACATTATCAAGGAAGCGGGCGAACTCGGTTTGATGGGAATTGCTTACCCTTCGGATTATGGTGGCGCCGACATGGATTATATTTCGTACATGCTGGCAGTTGAGGAAGTTTCGAGATGGTGCGCCTCGACAGGTGTTATTATTTCGGCACATTCATCTTTGGTTTGCGACCCGATTTATCGTTTTGGGACTGAGGAACAAAAGCAAAAATATTTGCCGGACTTGCTTTCGGGGAATAAAATCGGGGCATTTTCGCTCAGCGAATCCGGTGCCGGCTCCGATGCCGGTGCGACGAAAACGACTGCTGTTTTGCAAGGTGACAAATGGATTTTGAACGGTGCAAAATTATGGGCTACAAACGGTAACGAAGCCGAAATTTATATTTTGATAGCCTCTACAGAGCCATCGCAAAAAGTTAAAGGCATTTCGGCGTTCATCATCGAAAAAGGGACACCCGGCTGCTATGTGGGCAAATTAGAGCGAAAACTCGGTATCAAATCATCGTCCACAGCCGAAATTATCTTGGAGAATGTCGAATTGCCCAAAGAAGCACTTTTGGGCGAACTCAACAAAGGCTTTAAAGTAGCAATGGTGACTTTGGACGGCGGCAGACTTGGAATTGCTTCTCAAGCATTGGGGATAGCTCGTGCAGCTATAGAAGATGCAATTAAATATTCTAAAGAACGCTTCCAATTCGACCAGCCAATTTCCAATTTCCAAGCTATTCAATGGATGATAGCCGATATGTGGGTACGCTACGAAGCTGCTTGGTTACTTACTTGGCGAGCAAGCAAGATGAAAAACGAGGGAATGGATTATTCCCGTGAAGCAGCTATGGCAAAATTAGATGCTTCGGAAGCAGCGATGTTTTGTGCCAACAAATCAATCCAGATACACGGTGGCTTTGGCTATACGGAAGATTTCAATGCCGAGCGTTATTATCGTGATGCAAAAATCACCGAAATATACGAGGGTACAAGCGAAATCCAAAGATTGGTAATCGCCAGAAGTTTGCTGAAATAA